A single Lentimicrobiaceae bacterium DNA region contains:
- a CDS encoding lysophospholipid acyltransferase family protein, with protein MDLLLLTIGCNFVHPMKGFSMYVIYIFVKSIVWWLSLLPFRLLYCISDILSFLLYYVFRYRKNVVIANLTKSFPEKSPAKIREIAHKFYSNLSDIIVETIKQRRIGEKSLEKRIRITNYEILDKYYKNSQNIIAVMGHCSNWELSIMYLGLKVPRKAFVIVKPLSNKYFDSYFGSIRLRLVKAGIIKFKDSYRTLLKHRDKPFICVFVADQTPTRGEINYWTTFLHQDTPVFLGAEKIARSLNCAVIFIEVNRPKRGFYELTIHEIEQNPRETKPYEITEKHVQLLEKIIQNHPENWLWSHKRWKHKKDDNTILLSQQ; from the coding sequence TTGGACTTGCTTCTTTTAACCATCGGATGTAATTTTGTTCACCCGATGAAAGGATTTTCTATGTATGTCATCTATATTTTTGTTAAAAGTATTGTCTGGTGGCTTTCTCTGCTTCCATTTCGTCTTTTGTATTGTATTTCAGACATTCTGTCGTTTTTATTGTATTATGTTTTTAGATACAGAAAAAATGTTGTAATTGCAAATTTAACAAAATCTTTTCCTGAGAAAAGTCCTGCAAAAATCAGGGAAATTGCCCACAAATTTTACAGTAATCTCTCCGACATTATAGTAGAAACAATAAAACAACGCCGTATCGGTGAAAAAAGCCTCGAAAAAAGAATACGAATTACCAATTATGAAATTCTTGACAAATATTATAAAAATTCTCAAAATATTATTGCAGTGATGGGGCACTGCTCTAACTGGGAGTTGAGCATTATGTACTTAGGGTTAAAAGTGCCACGAAAAGCATTTGTAATTGTAAAGCCTCTCTCAAACAAATATTTCGACTCTTATTTTGGCAGCATTCGGTTACGCCTGGTAAAAGCCGGAATAATTAAATTTAAAGATAGCTACCGTACACTTCTCAAACATCGGGATAAACCTTTTATTTGTGTTTTTGTAGCCGACCAAACGCCCACAAGAGGAGAAATTAACTATTGGACCACTTTTTTGCATCAGGATACACCGGTTTTTCTGGGTGCCGAAAAAATAGCACGTAGCTTAAACTGTGCTGTAATTTTTATTGAAGTAAACCGACCCAAAAGAGGGTTTTATGAGCTGACTATTCATGAAATAGAACAAAATCCAAGAGAAACAAAACCTTATGAGATAACAGAAAAACATGTTCAACTCCTCGAAAAAATCATTCAAAATCACCCTGAAAACTGGTTATGGTCGCATAAAAGATGGAAACACAAAAAGGATGACAACACAATTTTGTTAAGCCAGCAATAA
- a CDS encoding GWxTD domain-containing protein, with amino-acid sequence MKKFFFILLTMLLSVGLSFTKASMVKAYLAYATFNSAEYGPYFETYLSVWGKSIIYIKNQQGKYQGKLAITMLFKQDNIIKNYKKYEFLTPELDNLASLDINFIDQQRFVLPNGNYNFELILADANGDSIPLYVTQPIVIDFPLDTVSTSGIQLIESYSKATEPTIKTKSGYDLIPHVSNFYSAKTNTITFYSEIYNTDKILGADQKYLINWFIESFENGKVLNDYSYIKKETTKGVNVILGEFDISKLPSGNYNLGIEVHNRENAIIASNRLFFQRSNPNIQIDMKDVTNLNITNTFVLNITNRDSLTEYIRSLGPISSEIEKSFVNNQLASADLTTLQQYFYNFWKSRNSTDPTSEWKKYKAEIDKVNNSFSTPIKKGYDTDCGRVYLQYGPPNTIVDKSFEASPGLLDDANGAVNKGTVPYQIWHYYKVKNQSNVKFVFYNPHFLGNELTLLHSNAIGEISNYNWQHELFRQIRTGDSEDVMSPSNRYFGRSGEEWNNPY; translated from the coding sequence ATGAAAAAGTTTTTCTTTATTCTGTTAACAATGTTGTTAAGCGTTGGGCTTTCTTTTACAAAAGCCTCCATGGTTAAAGCTTATTTAGCATACGCAACTTTTAACTCTGCTGAGTATGGCCCTTATTTTGAAACTTATCTTTCTGTTTGGGGGAAAAGTATTATTTATATAAAAAACCAACAGGGAAAATACCAGGGAAAACTTGCCATTACGATGCTGTTTAAGCAGGATAATATTATAAAAAATTATAAAAAATATGAATTTCTAACTCCTGAATTAGACAATCTCGCAAGCTTGGATATCAATTTTATTGATCAGCAACGATTTGTTTTGCCTAACGGAAATTATAACTTTGAGCTTATTTTGGCAGATGCAAATGGAGACAGTATACCACTTTATGTTACTCAGCCAATAGTTATTGATTTCCCTTTAGATACAGTTTCGACTTCAGGTATCCAACTTATCGAAAGCTATTCTAAAGCTACAGAACCTACTATAAAAACCAAAAGTGGTTATGACTTGATACCCCATGTCAGCAATTTTTACTCGGCTAAAACAAATACAATAACCTTTTATTCCGAAATTTATAATACAGATAAAATTTTAGGAGCTGACCAAAAATATTTAATTAATTGGTTTATTGAATCGTTTGAAAACGGGAAAGTCCTCAACGATTACAGCTACATTAAAAAAGAGACGACCAAAGGAGTAAACGTAATTTTGGGTGAATTCGATATATCAAAACTTCCTTCGGGAAACTATAACCTGGGAATTGAAGTACACAACAGAGAAAATGCCATAATTGCTTCAAACAGGTTGTTTTTCCAACGAAGCAACCCTAATATCCAAATTGACATGAAAGATGTTACCAACCTTAACATTACCAACACTTTTGTATTAAACATAACTAACCGCGATTCCCTTACCGAATATATACGTTCATTAGGACCGATTTCTTCCGAAATAGAAAAAAGTTTTGTCAATAATCAGTTAGCTTCAGCGGATTTAACCACATTACAACAGTATTTCTATAATTTCTGGAAAAGCCGCAACTCCACTGACCCTACTTCGGAATGGAAAAAGTATAAAGCTGAAATTGATAAGGTTAACAATAGCTTCTCTACTCCCATAAAAAAAGGGTATGATACAGATTGTGGAAGAGTGTACCTCCAGTATGGACCTCCTAATACCATTGTTGACAAAAGTTTTGAAGCAAGCCCCGGCTTACTTGACGACGCAAATGGAGCAGTCAACAAAGGAACAGTCCCTTATCAAATATGGCATTATTATAAAGTTAAAAACCAATCAAATGTTAAATTTGTTTTTTACAATCCCCATTTTCTGGGCAACGAGCTAACATTGCTACATTCAAATGCCATTGGAGAAATAAGCAATTACAACTGGCAACACGAATTATTCCGCCAAATCCGCACCGGCGACAGTGAAGATGTAATGAGCCCAAGTAACCGCTATTTTGGCAGATCGGGCGAAGAGTGGAATAATCCCTATTAA
- a CDS encoding tetratricopeptide repeat protein codes for MRKTIIVLIFELLTLIVFPENNDKNIDSLLNALQNKTKSENNSKIYNDLSEFYYNLFLSNESYYYAKKALSHAAKENNSSELARSYFNIGQSAYVLGSFNESLLSFKKAIIYYQSRKNNKKIFLCYKNIASVYKSTGRIDKVFDYYYRSLKLAEITNDYENIIGIYSVLISMYNELNDFDNMLKFIIKSKHFLKGKKIEERNYPNIRLYEGLYYNNCIHNEKKALLLIESSLNEYISKNDLAGIASTYSLLGDMFTNKNILDKAMSYYKRALNIRIQSDDKNSMSILWTNIAHVYMLKKDYNNALKCNFKSFKVRLRTGNKQLIASSYANIGSTYIKMRHYDRALIYLNKGLLLARELGVNLYIKNSYKKLFELFYEQKNYQKALEYHQLLSDIMLKIAKEENNRKIAEIQSKYENEKKQQQLKNLSKQNSIQKLILRKRQNLVYGLSFSFILIILLAILYSRHNKLKSAQKTLELEQKLLRSQMNPHFIFNSLSSIQSYILKNDLFEAGKYLSGFAKLIRLVLTNSREEFIPLENEIQTLKLYLLLQTLRFENKFDYSFEIDPAIDPEKKYIPPMLIQPLVENAIDHGILNKQDKGNIFIRIFMGNEIMQIEVEDNGIGRKKANLIQEQNKSLHKSLSTKITNERIQLLNKKYKLGIRLTIYDLHDKEGIASGTLVRIIIPSKRLKFIIKNRDFVLFSLLSKSYRSNKM; via the coding sequence ATGAGAAAAACCATCATAGTATTGATTTTTGAATTATTAACACTTATAGTTTTCCCGGAAAACAATGATAAAAATATCGACAGTTTACTGAATGCCTTACAAAACAAAACAAAATCAGAAAACAATTCAAAAATATATAATGACCTATCAGAGTTTTATTATAACCTTTTTCTCTCAAATGAATCATATTATTATGCAAAAAAGGCTTTATCCCATGCAGCAAAAGAAAATAATAGCTCTGAACTTGCCCGCTCCTATTTTAATATTGGGCAAAGCGCTTATGTGCTTGGTAGCTTTAATGAATCTCTTTTAAGTTTTAAGAAAGCTATTATTTACTATCAATCAAGAAAAAATAATAAGAAAATATTTTTATGTTATAAAAATATTGCATCAGTATATAAAAGTACCGGCCGCATTGATAAAGTATTTGATTATTACTATAGAAGTTTAAAACTTGCGGAAATTACAAACGATTACGAAAATATTATTGGAATATATTCTGTACTTATCAGTATGTACAATGAATTAAATGATTTTGATAATATGTTAAAATTTATTATAAAATCAAAACATTTTTTAAAGGGGAAAAAAATAGAAGAAAGAAACTATCCTAATATCCGTTTATATGAAGGTCTATATTACAATAATTGTATTCATAACGAAAAGAAAGCATTACTTTTAATAGAATCTTCACTTAATGAATATATTAGTAAAAATGATTTAGCAGGAATTGCTTCAACTTATTCTCTGTTAGGTGATATGTTTACCAATAAAAATATCCTGGATAAAGCTATGTCTTATTATAAAAGGGCATTAAATATACGAATCCAAAGTGATGATAAGAATTCAATGAGTATTTTATGGACAAATATTGCCCATGTGTATATGCTAAAAAAAGATTATAATAATGCACTTAAATGCAATTTTAAATCTTTTAAAGTACGTTTAAGAACAGGGAATAAACAATTAATTGCAAGTTCATATGCCAATATTGGTTCAACATATATTAAAATGAGGCATTATGATAGAGCCTTGATTTATTTAAACAAAGGCTTGCTACTTGCCAGAGAACTTGGAGTAAACCTTTATATCAAAAATAGTTATAAAAAATTATTTGAATTATTTTATGAACAAAAAAATTATCAAAAGGCATTAGAATATCACCAATTGCTATCGGATATTATGCTGAAAATTGCCAAAGAAGAAAATAATAGAAAAATTGCCGAGATTCAATCTAAATATGAAAATGAAAAAAAACAACAGCAGCTTAAAAATCTCTCCAAACAAAATTCCATACAAAAATTAATTCTTCGAAAAAGACAAAATCTTGTTTATGGTCTTTCTTTTTCTTTTATACTCATCATTCTGCTTGCTATACTTTACAGCAGACATAATAAACTAAAATCAGCACAAAAAACATTGGAACTTGAACAAAAACTACTTCGTTCGCAGATGAACCCCCATTTCATTTTCAATTCACTTTCGTCCATCCAAAGCTATATACTTAAAAACGATTTGTTCGAAGCTGGAAAATACTTGTCGGGTTTTGCAAAACTTATACGGCTGGTTTTAACTAATTCAAGAGAAGAATTCATTCCTCTCGAAAATGAAATACAAACATTAAAGCTATATTTATTATTGCAAACACTTCGTTTTGAAAATAAATTTGATTATTCTTTTGAGATAGACCCGGCTATCGACCCTGAAAAAAAATATATTCCACCAATGCTGATACAACCACTTGTAGAAAACGCCATTGATCATGGGATTCTAAACAAACAAGATAAAGGAAATATCTTCATCCGGATTTTTATGGGAAATGAAATTATGCAAATAGAAGTTGAAGATAACGGAATAGGTAGAAAAAAAGCCAATCTTATACAAGAACAAAATAAATCTTTACACAAATCATTATCAACAAAAATTACAAATGAAAGAATTCAGCTTTTAAACAAAAAATATAAACTAGGAATACGACTTACTATATATGATCTGCATGATAAAGAAGGAATAGCTTCAGGAACACTCGTGAGAATAATTATTCCCTCAAAAAGGCTAAAATTCATCATCAAAAACAGAGATTTTGTCCTTTTTAGTTTGCTCTCAAAAAGCTACAGGAGCAATAAAATGTAA
- a CDS encoding M23 family metallopeptidase — translation MKKVIFFFSLLVCVTMQTLAQFANYRNYFSPPIDTVLLLSGNFGELRANHLHSGIDIKVFEQEGLPVLAAADGFIVRVKVSPVGFGKALYIDHPNGFTSVYGHLQRFNNTINAYVKEEQYKRESFELDVFPGKDRFLVKKGDTIGYAGNSGSSFGPHLHFEIRDTYTERPINPLYFNFPIKDTIAPAINLLRIYPFNDSSFVNNSNSPMDFIISKDSLYKPELIEGDTIQLAGSIGFGIETYDYIYNKNDKSGIYSMQLFIDSVLCFYCTADSFAFDETRYANSLIDYNYWMKTGIRVYRTYIQPENKLSLYDYVYNSGIFSFCDNLLHSIRIEVADFNGNTAQLAFTVRGKLPYHDLINLPYCNEDVGFFIPEKDNIFENENISIFFPKGCLYDTLHFSYASEHIPKGCFSALHCIHNVFTPLHKNILVRIKVIGLPSKYINKTHIVKIQENGDKITCGGEWENGYIKTKIVQFGNYSVVVDTIPPIIKVLNLSKRKYLKTQKTLEFEIKDSSSGIKTYRGTINGHWILMDYDAKNDKLIYFIDEKIVMESNKFKLVVTDNCNNIRIFSTQLYYNKK, via the coding sequence ATGAAAAAAGTAATATTTTTCTTTAGTTTATTAGTATGTGTAACAATGCAAACCTTAGCACAGTTTGCAAATTATAGAAATTATTTTTCTCCACCCATTGACACTGTGCTATTATTAAGTGGGAACTTTGGTGAACTACGTGCAAATCATTTACATTCCGGAATAGACATAAAAGTTTTTGAGCAGGAGGGGCTACCTGTTCTTGCCGCTGCTGATGGCTTTATTGTGAGAGTAAAAGTATCACCGGTGGGCTTTGGAAAAGCATTATACATAGACCATCCTAACGGATTTACTTCTGTTTATGGACATTTACAGCGATTTAACAACACAATAAATGCTTATGTTAAAGAAGAACAATACAAAAGAGAATCGTTTGAGCTTGATGTTTTTCCCGGAAAAGATAGATTTTTGGTTAAAAAAGGGGACACTATAGGATATGCCGGAAATTCGGGATCTTCGTTTGGACCACACTTGCATTTTGAAATCAGGGATACATACACCGAAAGACCTATCAACCCTTTGTATTTCAATTTTCCTATAAAGGACACAATAGCACCTGCTATTAATTTATTAAGGATATATCCTTTTAACGATTCATCTTTCGTAAATAATAGTAACTCTCCTATGGATTTTATTATTTCCAAAGATAGTCTCTATAAACCGGAGCTAATAGAAGGTGATACTATACAATTAGCTGGGAGTATTGGCTTTGGAATAGAAACTTATGATTATATATATAATAAAAATGATAAAAGTGGCATCTATTCAATGCAATTATTTATTGACTCTGTCCTTTGTTTTTATTGTACTGCTGATAGCTTTGCATTTGATGAAACACGTTATGCCAATTCTTTGATTGATTATAATTATTGGATGAAAACGGGTATTCGTGTGTATAGAACTTATATACAACCAGAAAACAAACTTTCTTTATATGATTATGTATATAATTCTGGTATTTTTAGTTTTTGTGATAATTTATTGCATTCAATCCGGATAGAAGTTGCAGATTTTAATGGAAACACGGCTCAATTAGCATTTACAGTTAGGGGAAAACTTCCCTATCATGATCTTATTAATTTACCCTATTGCAATGAGGATGTCGGGTTTTTTATTCCCGAAAAAGATAATATATTTGAAAATGAAAATATTAGTATCTTTTTTCCTAAAGGTTGCTTGTATGACACACTGCATTTTTCATATGCTTCAGAACACATTCCCAAAGGCTGTTTTTCGGCTTTACATTGTATTCATAATGTTTTTACTCCCTTACATAAAAATATTCTCGTTAGAATAAAAGTAATAGGATTGCCATCTAAATACATAAATAAAACACATATTGTTAAAATACAAGAAAATGGTGATAAAATTACATGTGGAGGAGAATGGGAAAATGGCTATATTAAAACAAAAATTGTCCAATTTGGAAATTATTCCGTAGTAGTTGATACCATTCCACCTATAATCAAAGTACTAAATTTGTCCAAGAGAAAGTATCTCAAAACCCAAAAGACACTTGAATTTGAAATCAAAGATTCTTCATCCGGAATAAAAACTTACAGGGGTACAATAAATGGACATTGGATTTTAATGGATTATGATGCAAAAAACGATAAACTTATTTATTTTATTGATGAAAAAATAGTGATGGAGAGTAATAAATTTAAACTGGTCGTTACGGATAATTGTAATAATATTAGGATATTCTCAACCCAATTGTATTATAATAAAAAATAA